The segment CAAGAAACTACAAACGTTCGGAACTTCTTCATAGCGTGCCCTCCCTGCATAGATGATAATAAGTGAAAAGAAGCCTATCGTATGTTTAAACACATAAAGAATTCTACCACTACCGGGAGACCGAGTCAATACTTTTCTTGGAAAAATGTGAACTGAAAAAATATTTAATTCAGGTATAAACGTCCTGAAACTGAGCATATGGCCTTTTCTGGTAAATAAGTTTCAATTTTTGCGAGGGCTTATAAAATGGATTGAATACCACTGCCTTAAATGAGACCTTCTGGATTACTTCTATGCCGGATTTTTAATTGCATTTATTGGGAGGGAAGTTCGATCTGTCGATGTTCCGGAATATCCGTCAGTCAAAAATCATTCTGGCATACGGATCACATCTTAACAAAATAAAATGCGAAGCTGGAATAACAAATTAGAAAGTGGCTGTGGTTTTATAACAGGGGTTAGTATCTGCCCTGATTAGTTAATCAGTTATACAGATTGTTTATAACAGTTTGTACTGGTTATCTTATCTGATATTTAGCAAAATGTAGCAAGACATACTGAGGTCTTGAAAGTCAAATGCAAAAATTCAAAGTCTGTCGCTTTGTAGCCTGAAAGTGTCTTGACTTCAGGGTGCCATGATATTGATGTTAACGAAGGGCACTTGGACACCTTGAGTTCACTGTGACTTCAACTCCAACAACGGTAAATCTCGCAGGAATAACGAGCTGTCTGCATTTCGCGTCACTTTGCTTTCATAATTTGGTTGTAATTACAATGAAGAAGCTCTCCTGTACCTTCTTTTCGTAAGTGAAGGCCGTTGCCCCTGCAGTATCTCCAGACTTTGCACTTTTTGCACTCCCCGGTTTTCAACCAGTCTCTATTTCGCATAACATCATAACGGGAGTTCCAGATATCCATAAAACGGTCCTTATAAATACTGCCTTGTATAAAGTCAGCTCTTAATGAGGGGCATGAGGAAACAGAGCCATCTGCAAGAACAGATCCGATTTGTACTCCTGCTCTGCAGTAAAATGGTGTATCGCGAACTTGCATTTCATAGTTGCCCAGGAACCCTTCACAGCCATACGAAATTGAAATATCTCCTTCTTTTCTGCTTTTTTTAATAAAGTCAAGCAAATCTCTTAACTGCTTTGGGTTGAGTTTGAGTTCATCGTTATCTGCAGCTCTGCCTTTGGGGAAAATAGTTGCAAGCCGCCACCTTTTTACTCCCAAACTGATAAGAGTGTTTTTAATCTCATTAAGAGTGGTTATGTTTTTTTGATTAACGCATGTTACCACATCCAAAAAAAGTCCTTCGTTGAATCGGGCAACTGCAAGATTAATAGCGTTGACAGCTCGACTGAATGATTTTTCTTTTCCTCTGAACCAATCATGATCATCTTCAAGACCATCCAGACTTATTGTCATAAAACTGATATTCGATCTGAGGAGTGCTTTGAACCTTTGCGGAGTCATGTAATAGCCGTTTGTAACAATGCCCCATTTAAAACCAAGTCTGTGAATTTCAGCTCCTGCCTCTGCAAGATCAGATCTCATCAGAGGCTCCCCGCCTGTAATTACTACAAATACTTTTGAGTGATCCCGGTGTGTTTTAATATTTTCAAGCACATTGAGAAAGTGCTTTACAGGCATGTCAGGTACACCAGTATCGGGTGAACAGTCACTTCCGCAATGAATACATGCGAGATTGCACCGAACAGTACATTCCCAAAAAAGATAGCTCAATTCATGAACTTTAGCCTCTGCTTTCTTTTTTCTACTGTATAGGTCAAGGGCTAGTTTTTTCTTAAAAGGAATCTTCAGATCACTCATTTAACTACGACTCTCAGATTCAGATCGTGTCTTGAACCCGCTACATTCATAATGTATACCCCTTTGGAAACTGATCTGGTATTCCATCTTATGCTGCCATCTTCTGAAGTCTGCAGAGTCTCGATTTTCTCTCCCTTCAGATTAACTATTTTTACTTTTGCATTTTTTTCGTTAAAATCCGGAATCCTTACAACCAGTGTTTTACCCTGATATGTATACATCTGATTAACATTTGAATTGCTTATGGCGTTTTTAACCGAAGAAAAACCTCTGTGAGTAAGGTATACTGTATGGATAGAATCCTTATCATCATCAAAATAAAACCATTCTGAGACATAAGTCGAATATTCAGTTCCATGTACCAAGACAAAAGGATAATATCGGACCGGTTCATCCACAGAAAATTTGAAATACCCGGTGTCGTCTGTATAGGTGCTGTCCAGCTTAATGTAGTCAGATAGTCTAATTAAAGATCCGTACATAACTGCCAGTTCCTCGCACAGAAATAATCTTATGTTACCCATCACTGTGGAATCTTTTGCATTCAACGCTATTCCTCTCAGGCTATGGCTCTTTGTCTCTTCATTTTCAGATGATTCTGTCTTGTTGATTTGGCCTGTAATTACACAAAAAAGAGCAAAAATAATTGTTATAACTTTTGAATAAAGAGAAAATATTGACTTGCACGACCAACGCGACATTTTGATTAATTGTCTTCCCATTCCACCCCTCCAAAATTTTTGATATGTTATCTTTGAGGAATTGCTATCTTTGAACCGCATGATAGAGCAAAAGCTTGAGCCTTGCTCTGTGATCTTTAGCACTGTGTATCACCACTGTAAATGACCTATATAGACAATATATAAAAATTTAAACGAATAAACATATTGTTTTTAAATCAGGAGGATTTTTGGGGTTAAACTGTTGAAGTGCCACGGGAAAAACTGCAAAAACCCCATGGCGTACACCGAAATTTTTAGTGGAATATGGGATGAAGATTTGGATAAACGAAAGGGACTTTTTGTCCGTCTTGTCCGGGGTCCTGAAAATAGCTGGTTGAAGTAAAAAGTCCGTTATGTCTGATGATATCAGTCCACATGGGGGCCTGATATCATTCAGGTCTTGGATTAATTGAACCTGCCCTGAAAATCAGATAAATCCATAATCCTGCTTAAATAGTTCTGAAAATTGGCCAATAATGGCGGTTAGCTAAGCTTCTTTTTTTTCTGGGAACTTAGTTTTAAATGAAACCGCTGATGAATGTATCAGGCATAACTTGTTTAAGGTATGTGCGTGATTGTAATTTTGATAGCAGTCAACAGTTTTATGTTTTGTGGTGCGTTCAGGCCTGAACCGGCGGTAATTGCCATAAACCTGCTTACCTTTAAGAAGCACCCGATTATAGTACCTTCACTTATCTGTTGAAAAAATCTTTTTACATCTTATCAAGGGTATACCATGGGAACAAAAATAAAAGCTGTAATGTGTATTGTCTTATTAGTTGCCATTTTTACAAAGGGTTTTGCGGACAGGAAAGCCAGCATTGAACAGGAAATAAGCAGGCTTGTTACAAATGGGTCTGTTGTTTTGCATGATGAAGCAGGTAATCCACTTATATCTGAAAACGGGGATAATCTATATATACCAGCTTCAATTGTAAAAATTTTGACTTCAGCAGTTGCTATAGATCTCCTTGGTGCTGATTTTCGCTTCAAAACAGAATTCCACATAACTGAAAACAATAGCCTTGTGATTAAGGGGTGGGGAGATCCATTCCTTGTTTCCGAAGAAATCAAACTGATTGCAGAAAATCTTAAAATTATGGGTGTTTCCTCTATCAATCAGATCTATGTAGATAATTCCACTTTTTCTCCCAATATCGTTATACCGGGAATTGTCAGGACGCAGAATCCGTATAATGCACTTAACGGAGCACTTGTAACCAATTTTAATACTCTCAACCTCAGGAGATGTAATCTGGGGAATATCTATTCTGCTGAAGAGGTGACACCCCTTACACCAATAGCCATTTCCAAAGGGGGAAGCATAGATGTCGGAACCACCAGACGGATAAACCTGTCGGGAAGCCGAGAAGATTGTTTAAGATATGCCGGAGAACTTTTTGCCACTATTTTTCAGGAATCGGGTATTGAGATAGAAAATGAATACATCACAAATTCTCAGCTTGACCCAGCCTCGACTCCTTTCTACGTACACTATAACTCCAGAGATATAGTTGAAATATCCAAGGGATTGCAGAGGTTTTCAAACAATTTCAT is part of the Chitinispirillum alkaliphilum genome and harbors:
- a CDS encoding D-alanyl-D-alanine carboxypeptidase — encoded protein: MGTKIKAVMCIVLLVAIFTKGFADRKASIEQEISRLVTNGSVVLHDEAGNPLISENGDNLYIPASIVKILTSAVAIDLLGADFRFKTEFHITENNSLVIKGWGDPFLVSEEIKLIAENLKIMGVSSINQIYVDNSTFSPNIVIPGIVRTQNPYNALNGALVTNFNTLNLRRCNLGNIYSAEEVTPLTPIAISKGGSIDVGTTRRINLSGSREDCLRYAGELFATIFQESGIEIENEYITNSQLDPASTPFYVHYNSRDIVEISKGLQRFSNNFIANQIFLTLGAEKLGYPATLEKGKSVFENYIRTVLGIPSEKLVMEEGSGISRNNKITGNTMVSILQNDKSLSELLAARGSSLVKSGTLTGVYNYAGYIQASRGLMPFVIMLNQNSNHRDRILTLLEEYTKYI
- a CDS encoding putative heme biosynthesis protein, which translates into the protein MSDLKIPFKKKLALDLYSRKKKAEAKVHELSYLFWECTVRCNLACIHCGSDCSPDTGVPDMPVKHFLNVLENIKTHRDHSKVFVVITGGEPLMRSDLAEAGAEIHRLGFKWGIVTNGYYMTPQRFKALLRSNISFMTISLDGLEDDHDWFRGKEKSFSRAVNAINLAVARFNEGLFLDVVTCVNQKNITTLNEIKNTLISLGVKRWRLATIFPKGRAADNDELKLNPKQLRDLLDFIKKSRKEGDISISYGCEGFLGNYEMQVRDTPFYCRAGVQIGSVLADGSVSSCPSLRADFIQGSIYKDRFMDIWNSRYDVMRNRDWLKTGECKKCKVWRYCRGNGLHLRKEGTGELLHCNYNQIMKAK